In a single window of the Cucumis melo cultivar AY chromosome 11, USDA_Cmelo_AY_1.0, whole genome shotgun sequence genome:
- the LOC103502917 gene encoding uncharacterized protein LOC103502917, with protein MAVLHFQVKGTGRKRKRRTERRLIVDEKVEVRSLEDGFLGSWHGGTVVACDNGVRLVKYDHLLRDDGSDLLVDAISVSATLDDVNFLSGNTDVRGNLRPIPPTVDFGKWDLPYGLCVDVNYLDAWWEGVIFDHEDGSDERKVFFPDLGDELTVGIETMRITQDWDEVTGNWQRRGTWLFLELIDQCEQESYLPVSLKQIWYEVRGKEDFIKIRKWTSPMNDLWKELVMEVIKENLDVTLKEMLRVLESSSSVGCELGKICVVKNPSIDFVNVDADAITGESEKSNTMIRTDFNQEIAYDALGSVMKEVHTLDRSYFNQENVFDSLGLVNEEVHAHDSLDAELLDSGPSSINFHLALGKSQLDDDTKMKTSNDLDFSCRDEALSTLPKGSSSKASDAEVLSGASGSISHQQLPITENKNVKKQPKCSGRESSFKWETLSATTPLDAASCPDAVTEYSLLGKEKPKQALVENVKKHLLYHGWKIEYRKDKPLFKYTSPDGKCFYSLLQVCKLLEELPVEITPSVSKNETKIMQGSGNMILSSCVAGRERSLSPNNCFQTTLDGSGVALGQPRLLHKAVMDYYNMSQLGSNGEKGVVKMQSEARRHLLSLGWGMLVTQKGKGNKQRWNYTSPLGRTCTSLSTACKICLDEEGVYQSTDSPGRTMENMFLIQKADGQLVSNTFYSAPSNVDVQECSMPSDSIGTSLGKSPGISPSKYLMEFSHNKSQRCEKVISMTNVFDFSSHLPQSQHNLDGKACESGVQTVCKKYARRIRSPEAVKQELNRGRVSAGINKFSDDMENRRSIRVSRSSKRVHEVVTPSPSHHNPRTILSWLIDNNMVLPRAKVYYCRGKNRRPMAEGRISRDGIKCCCCQKLYTINGFEIHAGGTSSRSAANILLEDGKSLLECQILCNKKTRSFKNQASACRKGDFSKGENDYICSICHFGGTLILCDQCPSSFHQSCLGLKDVPEGDWFCPSCCCGICGQKKLSEHANVVGDPFLTCYQCECKYHVQCLRGTKKFGSCSKPHWFCNKHCKQIYWGLQKLLGKSIPVGGDNLTWSLLKAPSSDTDYFNPPHLDTLTENQSKLNVALSVIHECFEPVREQHTRRDIVEDVLFSRRSELKRLNFQGFYTVLLERNDELVSVAAIRVYGEKVAEVPLVGTRFQYRRLGMCRILMNELEERLRGMGVQRLVLPAVPSVLNAWTTSFGFSKMTDSERSEFLNYTFLDFQETVMCQKFLLKNTVVPSSLSGKSDLHDAANKNKNSSDNICGSSVITELHPTAHNEGSILQEQVEISATNTSDNNSPSLVVNVGKLKNHLQNNSTSHIEQYPTCSAGGFKRFEGLQENTRDYLKYYRRRNKLISC; from the exons ATGGCGGTTCTGCACTTTCAGGTAAAGGGTACTGGGAGGAAGAGGAAACGAAGAACTGAAAGAAGGCTCATCGTTGATGAAAAAGTTGAG GTGAGGAGTTTGGAAGACGGGTTTCTGGGTTCTTGGCATGGTGGGACTGTTGTTGCGTGTGATAATGGAGTTCGTCTCGTGAAGTATGATCATCTTCTCCGGGATGATGGTTCTGATCTTCTTGTTGATGCTATTTCCGTTTCGGCTACTTTGGACGATGTTAATTTCTTGAGTGGGAATACGGATGTTCGAGGGAATTTAAGGCCAATACCACCTACGGTTGATTTTGGAAAGTGGGATTTGCCTTATGGATTGTGTGTTGATGTGAATTACCTGGACGCTTGGTGGGAAGGTGTTATTTTTGATCACGAAGATGGGTCTGATGAGAGGAAAGTTTTCTTTCCAGATTTGGGAGATGAGTTGACTGTTGGAATTGAAACAATGCGTATTACTCAGGATTGGGATGAGGTCACTGGGAATTGGCAGAGACGTGGGACTTGGTTGTTTCTTGAGTTAATTGACCAATGTGAGCAAGAATCCTATCTTCCTGTTTCTTTGAAGCAAATATGGTATGAAGTACGGGGAAAAGAAGATTTCATTAAGATTAGAAAGTGGACTTCTCCTATGAATGATTTGTGGAAGGAGTTGGTGATGGAGgttattaaagaaaatttagaTGTTACTCTAAAGGAAATGCTTCGGGTTTTAGAAAGTTCCTCCAGTGTAGGATGTGAGTTAGGTAAAATTTGTGTAGTCAAGAATCCTTCAATCGATTTTGTTAACGTTGATGCAGATGCAATTACAGGGGAATCTGAAAAAAGCAATACAATGATTAGGACTGATTTCAATCAGGAAATTGCATATGATGCCCTTGGTTCGGTAATGAAAGAAGTGCACACACTTGATAGGAGTTATTTCAATCAGGAAAATGTATTTGATTCCCTTGGTTTGGTAAATGAAGAAGTGCACGCACATGATAGTTTGGACGCAGAGTTGCTGGATTCTGGCCCTAGTTCTATTAATTTTCATCTAGCTCTAGGAAAATCTCAACTGGATGATGATACCAAAATGAAAACATCGAATGATCTAGATTTCTCTTGTCGCGATGAAGCATTGTCTACGCTGCCTAAAGGATCATCATCTAAAGCTTCTGATGCTGAGGTACTTTCTGGTGCTAGTGGTTCCATTAGCCATCAGCAACTTCCAATTACCGAGAATAAAAATGTAAAGAAACAGCCAAAATGTTCAGGGCGTGAAAGTTCCTTTAAGTGGGAAACTCTTAGTGCTACAACTCCTCTTGATGCTGCATCGTGCCCTGATGCTGTTACGGAATATTCTCTTTTGGGTAAAGAAAAGCCTAAACAAGCTTTGGTTGAAAATGTTAAAAAGCATCTTTTGTATCATGGCTGGAAAATAGAATACAGGAAAGATAAGCCTCTTTTCAAATATACCTCACCCGATGGAAAGTGTTTCTATTCTCTTCTCCAGGTGTGCAAGCTCTTGGAAGAACTCCCTGTTGAGATCACTCCATCTGTTTCCAAAAATGAAACGAAAATCATGCAAGGCTCAGGTAATATGATACTCTCATCTTGTGTTGCAGGGAGAGAAAGGAGTTTAAGTCCAAACAATTGCTTTCAGACTACTCTTGATGGTTCTGGTGTCGCTTTAGGACAACCCAGACTTTTGCATAAAGCTGTCATGGACTACTATAACATGAGTCAGTTAGGCAGTAATGGAGAGAAGGGTGTGGTTAAAATGCAATCAGAAGCAAGGAGGCATCTATTATCTTTGGGATGGGGTATGCTTGTCACCCAAAAAGGCAAGGGAAACAAGCAAAGATGGAACTACACTTCACCACTAGGAAGAACTTGTACCTCACTTTCAACAGCCTGCAAAATCTGTTTAGATGAAGAGGGTGTCTACCAAAGTACAGACTCTCCTGGCAGAACTATggaaaatatgtttttaataCAGAAGGCCGATGGCCAGTTAGTGAGCAATACATTTTACTCTGCACCTAGTAATGTGGATGTACAGGAATGCTCGATGCCTTCAGATTCAATTGGAACGTCTCTTGGAAAGTCTCCTGGAATATCTCCATCCAAATACCTCATGGAATTTAGTCACAATAAGTCTCAAAGGTGTGAAAAAGTCATCAGCATGACTAATGTATTTGATTTTTCATCTCACTTACCTCAAAGCCAACATAATTTAGATGGTAAAGCATGTGAATCTGGCGTCCAGACTGTATGCAAAAAGTATGCGAGGCGCATAAGGAGTCCTGAAGCAGTTAAGCAAGAACTGAACAGAGGAAGAGTATCTGCAGGTATCAATAAATTTTCAGATGACATGGAGAATAGGAGGTCAATTCGTGTGTCACGCTCAAGCAAAAGAGTGCATGAGGTGGTCACTCCAAGTCCTTCACACCATAACCCTAGAACAATACTCTCGTGGTTGATAGATAACAATATGGTGTTGCCAAGGGCAAAAGTTTATTACTGTAGAGGGAAGAATCGGCGACCAATGGCTGAAGGAAGGATATCTCGTGATGGGATCAAATGCTGCTGCTGTCAGAAGCTATATACAATCAATGGTTTTGAAATCCACGCTGGTGGTACTTCATCTCGGTCGGCTGCAAATATACTGCTGGAAGATGGAAAATCCTTGTTAGAATGCCAGATACTTTGCAATAAAAAGACCAGAAGCTTTAAAAACCAAGCTTCTGCTTGTAGAAAAGGTGACTTTTCTAAAGGTGAGAATGACTATATCTGTTCAATTTGTCACTTTGGAGGCACATTAATTTTATGTGATCAGTGTCCATCATCATTCCACCAAAGCTGTCTTGGTTTAAAG GATGTCCCAGAAGGTGATTGGTTTTGTCCATCGTGTTGTTGTGGCATTTGTGGCCAGAAAAAATTGAGTGAACACGCCAATGTTGTTGGTGACCCTTTCCTCACTTGTTATCAGTGTGAATGTAAAT ATCACGTTCAATGCCTACGGGGTACCAAAAAGTTTGGAAGCTGTTCTAAACCTCATTGGTTTTGTAACAAACATTGTAAACAG ATATACTGGGGTCTTCAAAAGCTATTGGGCAAATCAATTCCAGTGGGTGGTGACAATCTAACCTGGTCACTTTTGAAGGCCCCATCTTCTGATACTGATTATTTCAACCCTCCTCACCTCGATACCTTAACAGAAAATCAGAGCAAGCTCAATGTTGCTCTCTCTGTGATACATGAATGTTTTGAACCTGTTAGGGAACAACACACAAGGAGAGACATTGTAGAGGATGTCCTTTTTAGCAGAAG GTCAGAGCTTAAGCGGTTGAACTTTCAAGGTTTCTATACTGTGCTTTTAGAAAGAAATGATGAATTAGTTAGTGTTGCTGCTATAAG GGTCTATGGAGAGAAGGTGGCAGAAGTACCACTTGTTGGAACTCGATTTCAGTATCGTCGACTTGGCATGTGTCGCATTTTAATGAATGAGCTTGAAGAG AGGCTGAGAGGAATGGGAGTTCAGAGGCTGGTCTTGCCAGCTGTTCCAAGCGTGCTCAATGCATGGACTACTTCATTTGGATTTTCAAAGATGACTGATTCCGAGAGATCAGAGTTTCTTAATTATACTTTCCTGGATTTCCAGGAAACTGTAATGTGCCAGAAATTCTTGCTGAAGAATACAGTTGTGCCTAGCTCATTATCAG GGAAGTCTGACCTTCATGATGCTgccaacaaaaataaaaatagttctGATAATATTTGCGGATCCAGTGTGATAACCGAACTTCATCCAACAGCACACAATGAGGGCAGTATTTTGCAAGAACAAGTGGA AATCTCAGCGACTAACACCAGTGATAACAACAGCCCCAGTTTGGTGGTTAACGTG GGGAAGCTGAAGAACCATCTTCAAAACAATTCAACAAGCCACATTGAACAATATCCCACGTGCTCAGCCGGAGGCTTCAAACGTTTTGAGGGTCTCCAAGAGAATACTCGTGATTATTTGAAGTATTACAGGCGAAGAAACAAGTTGATCAGTTGTTGA
- the LOC103502918 gene encoding asparagine synthetase [glutamine-hydrolyzing] 1-like isoform X1, with protein MCGILAVLGCSDDSQAKRVRVLELSRRLKHRGPDWSGLYQHKDCYLAHQRLAIIDPASGDQPLYNEDKSIVVTVNGEIYNHEELRKKLRNHKIRTGSDCDVISHLYEEYGENFVDMLDGMFSFVLLDTRDNSFVVARDAIGITSLYIGWGLDGSVWISSELKGLNDDCEHFETFPPGHLYSSKEAKFKRWYNPTWFSEDIPSTPYDPLVLRRALENAVIKRLMTDVPFGVLLSGGLDSSLVASITARHLTGTRAAKHWGTQLHSFCVGLEGSPDLKAAREVADFLGTVHHEFHFTVQDGIDAIEDVIYHIETYDVTTIRASTPMYLMARKIKSLGVKMVISGEGADEIFGGYLYFHKAPNKEEFHRESCRKIKALHMYDCLRANKATSAWGLEVRVPFLDKEFINVAMAIDPEWKMIKRDQGRIEKWVLRRAFDDEQQPYLPKHVLYRQKEQFSDGVGYSWIDGLKAHAAQHVTDKMMLNAEHIFPQNTPTSKEAYYYRTIFERFFPQNSARLTVPGGPSIACSTAKAIEWDAAWSKNLDPSGRAALGVHAAAYGDEANGVNIAPPKIIDSIPRMEVGTPGVKILS; from the exons ATGTGTGGAATTCTCGCCGTTCTCGGTTGCTCCGATGATTCTCAGGCCAAACGTGTTCGTGTTCTTGAACTCTCTCGCCG ATTGAAACACCGTGGCCCAGATTGGAGTGGGCTTTACCAACACAAAGATTGCTATTTAGCCCATCAACGTTTAGCCATTATCGATCCTGCATCTGGTGATCAACCTCTCTACAATGAAGATAAGTCCATTGTTGTCACG GTAAATGGAGAGATATACAACCATGAGGAGTTGAGGAAGAAATTGAGGAACCACAAAATTCGAACTGGAAGTGACTGCGATGTTATCTCACATTTG TATGAAGAATATGGAGAGAATTTTGTGGACATGCTTGATGGAATGTTCTCTTTCGTGCTGTTGGACACGCGTGACAATAGTTTCGTTGTTGCTCGTGATGCAATTGGGATTACTTCCCTTTACATTGGATGGGGACTCGATG GCTCAGTTTGGATATCTTCAGAACTCAAAGGTCTGAATGATGATTGTGAACACTTTGAGACCTTTCCACCAGGTCACCTGTACTCTAGCAAGGAAGCTAAATTCAAAAGATGGTATAATCCAACTTGGTTTTCTGAGGATATTCCATCGACCCCATATGATCCTCTTGTTTTGAGACGCGCATTGGAGAAC GCTGTGATCAAAAGGTTGATGACTGATGTTCCTTTTGGAGTTTTACTATCTGGTGGCCTTGATTCATCATTGGTTGCCTCTATCACAGCTCGTCACTTAACTGGCACAAGAGCTGCTAAGCATTGGGGTACACAACTCCATTCTTTCTGTGTTGGTCTTGAG GGTTCACCAGATTTGAAGGCTGCTAGAGAAGTTGCTGATTTTTTGGGAACTGTCCACCATGAGTTTCATTTCACAGTTCAA GATGGGATTGATGCTATTGAAGATGTTATCTACCATATAGAAACATATGATGTAACTACGATCAGGGCAAGCACACCCATGTATCTTATGGCACGAAAGATTAAGTCACTAGGAGTAAAGATGGTGATTTCTGGTGAAGGCGCCGATGAGATTTTTGGTGGATACTTGTACTTCCACAAGGCTCCTAATAAGGAAGAGTTTCACCGTGAAAGTTGTCGCAAG ATTAAGGCACTTCACATGTATGATTGCTTAAGAGCAAACAAGGCTACTTCAGCTTGGGGCTTGGAAGTTCGAGTTCCATTTTTAGATAAGGAATTTATTAATGTTGCGATGGCCATTGATCCAGAATGGAAAATG ATCAAACGTGATCAAGGTCGAATTGAAAAATGGGTTCTTAGGAGAGCTTTCGATGATGAGCAACAACCTTATCTTCCCAAG CATGTTTTGTACAGGCAAAAGGAACAATTTAGTGATGGTGTTGGATATAGTTGGATCGATGGCCTTAAAGCACATGCTGCTCAACAT GTGACGGATAAAATGATGTTGAATGCTGAACACATCTTCCCCCAAAATACTCCAACATCAAAGGAAGCCTACTACTACAGAACCATATTTGAGAGGTTCTTCCCACAG AACTCAGCTCGTCTGACTGTTCCGGGAGGACCAAGTATCGCTTGCAGCACGGCAAAGGCTATCGAATGGGATGCTGCTTGGTCCAAAAATCTTGATCCTTCAGGTAGAGCTGCACTTGGAGTTCATGCTGCAGCTTATGGAGATGAGGCAAATGGTGTAAACATCGCCCCACCGAAGATAATCGATAGCATTCCGAGAATGGAGGTTGGCACACCAGGAGTAAAAATCCTTAGCTAG
- the LOC103502918 gene encoding asparagine synthetase [glutamine-hydrolyzing] 1-like isoform X3 — protein MLDGMFSFVLLDTRDNSFVVARDAIGITSLYIGWGLDGSVWISSELKGLNDDCEHFETFPPGHLYSSKEAKFKRWYNPTWFSEDIPSTPYDPLVLRRALENAVIKRLMTDVPFGVLLSGGLDSSLVASITARHLTGTRAAKHWGTQLHSFCVGLEGSPDLKAAREVADFLGTVHHEFHFTVQDGIDAIEDVIYHIETYDVTTIRASTPMYLMARKIKSLGVKMVISGEGADEIFGGYLYFHKAPNKEEFHRESCRKIKALHMYDCLRANKATSAWGLEVRVPFLDKEFINVAMAIDPEWKMIKRDQGRIEKWVLRRAFDDEQQPYLPKHVLYRQKEQFSDGVGYSWIDGLKAHAAQHVTDKMMLNAEHIFPQNTPTSKEAYYYRTIFERFFPQNSARLTVPGGPSIACSTAKAIEWDAAWSKNLDPSGRAALGVHAAAYGDEANGVNIAPPKIIDSIPRMEVGTPGVKILS, from the exons ATGCTTGATGGAATGTTCTCTTTCGTGCTGTTGGACACGCGTGACAATAGTTTCGTTGTTGCTCGTGATGCAATTGGGATTACTTCCCTTTACATTGGATGGGGACTCGATG GCTCAGTTTGGATATCTTCAGAACTCAAAGGTCTGAATGATGATTGTGAACACTTTGAGACCTTTCCACCAGGTCACCTGTACTCTAGCAAGGAAGCTAAATTCAAAAGATGGTATAATCCAACTTGGTTTTCTGAGGATATTCCATCGACCCCATATGATCCTCTTGTTTTGAGACGCGCATTGGAGAAC GCTGTGATCAAAAGGTTGATGACTGATGTTCCTTTTGGAGTTTTACTATCTGGTGGCCTTGATTCATCATTGGTTGCCTCTATCACAGCTCGTCACTTAACTGGCACAAGAGCTGCTAAGCATTGGGGTACACAACTCCATTCTTTCTGTGTTGGTCTTGAG GGTTCACCAGATTTGAAGGCTGCTAGAGAAGTTGCTGATTTTTTGGGAACTGTCCACCATGAGTTTCATTTCACAGTTCAA GATGGGATTGATGCTATTGAAGATGTTATCTACCATATAGAAACATATGATGTAACTACGATCAGGGCAAGCACACCCATGTATCTTATGGCACGAAAGATTAAGTCACTAGGAGTAAAGATGGTGATTTCTGGTGAAGGCGCCGATGAGATTTTTGGTGGATACTTGTACTTCCACAAGGCTCCTAATAAGGAAGAGTTTCACCGTGAAAGTTGTCGCAAG ATTAAGGCACTTCACATGTATGATTGCTTAAGAGCAAACAAGGCTACTTCAGCTTGGGGCTTGGAAGTTCGAGTTCCATTTTTAGATAAGGAATTTATTAATGTTGCGATGGCCATTGATCCAGAATGGAAAATG ATCAAACGTGATCAAGGTCGAATTGAAAAATGGGTTCTTAGGAGAGCTTTCGATGATGAGCAACAACCTTATCTTCCCAAG CATGTTTTGTACAGGCAAAAGGAACAATTTAGTGATGGTGTTGGATATAGTTGGATCGATGGCCTTAAAGCACATGCTGCTCAACAT GTGACGGATAAAATGATGTTGAATGCTGAACACATCTTCCCCCAAAATACTCCAACATCAAAGGAAGCCTACTACTACAGAACCATATTTGAGAGGTTCTTCCCACAG AACTCAGCTCGTCTGACTGTTCCGGGAGGACCAAGTATCGCTTGCAGCACGGCAAAGGCTATCGAATGGGATGCTGCTTGGTCCAAAAATCTTGATCCTTCAGGTAGAGCTGCACTTGGAGTTCATGCTGCAGCTTATGGAGATGAGGCAAATGGTGTAAACATCGCCCCACCGAAGATAATCGATAGCATTCCGAGAATGGAGGTTGGCACACCAGGAGTAAAAATCCTTAGCTAG
- the LOC103502918 gene encoding asparagine synthetase [glutamine-hydrolyzing] 1-like isoform X2 → MCGEFGLLLHLTLKPYKIFAWKQVNGEIYNHEELRKKLRNHKIRTGSDCDVISHLYEEYGENFVDMLDGMFSFVLLDTRDNSFVVARDAIGITSLYIGWGLDGSVWISSELKGLNDDCEHFETFPPGHLYSSKEAKFKRWYNPTWFSEDIPSTPYDPLVLRRALENAVIKRLMTDVPFGVLLSGGLDSSLVASITARHLTGTRAAKHWGTQLHSFCVGLEGSPDLKAAREVADFLGTVHHEFHFTVQDGIDAIEDVIYHIETYDVTTIRASTPMYLMARKIKSLGVKMVISGEGADEIFGGYLYFHKAPNKEEFHRESCRKIKALHMYDCLRANKATSAWGLEVRVPFLDKEFINVAMAIDPEWKMIKRDQGRIEKWVLRRAFDDEQQPYLPKHVLYRQKEQFSDGVGYSWIDGLKAHAAQHVTDKMMLNAEHIFPQNTPTSKEAYYYRTIFERFFPQNSARLTVPGGPSIACSTAKAIEWDAAWSKNLDPSGRAALGVHAAAYGDEANGVNIAPPKIIDSIPRMEVGTPGVKILS, encoded by the exons ATGTGTGGAGAGTTCGGGCTTCTTTTACACCTCACGCTTAAGCCTTATAAGA TTTTTGCTTGGAAACAGGTAAATGGAGAGATATACAACCATGAGGAGTTGAGGAAGAAATTGAGGAACCACAAAATTCGAACTGGAAGTGACTGCGATGTTATCTCACATTTG TATGAAGAATATGGAGAGAATTTTGTGGACATGCTTGATGGAATGTTCTCTTTCGTGCTGTTGGACACGCGTGACAATAGTTTCGTTGTTGCTCGTGATGCAATTGGGATTACTTCCCTTTACATTGGATGGGGACTCGATG GCTCAGTTTGGATATCTTCAGAACTCAAAGGTCTGAATGATGATTGTGAACACTTTGAGACCTTTCCACCAGGTCACCTGTACTCTAGCAAGGAAGCTAAATTCAAAAGATGGTATAATCCAACTTGGTTTTCTGAGGATATTCCATCGACCCCATATGATCCTCTTGTTTTGAGACGCGCATTGGAGAAC GCTGTGATCAAAAGGTTGATGACTGATGTTCCTTTTGGAGTTTTACTATCTGGTGGCCTTGATTCATCATTGGTTGCCTCTATCACAGCTCGTCACTTAACTGGCACAAGAGCTGCTAAGCATTGGGGTACACAACTCCATTCTTTCTGTGTTGGTCTTGAG GGTTCACCAGATTTGAAGGCTGCTAGAGAAGTTGCTGATTTTTTGGGAACTGTCCACCATGAGTTTCATTTCACAGTTCAA GATGGGATTGATGCTATTGAAGATGTTATCTACCATATAGAAACATATGATGTAACTACGATCAGGGCAAGCACACCCATGTATCTTATGGCACGAAAGATTAAGTCACTAGGAGTAAAGATGGTGATTTCTGGTGAAGGCGCCGATGAGATTTTTGGTGGATACTTGTACTTCCACAAGGCTCCTAATAAGGAAGAGTTTCACCGTGAAAGTTGTCGCAAG ATTAAGGCACTTCACATGTATGATTGCTTAAGAGCAAACAAGGCTACTTCAGCTTGGGGCTTGGAAGTTCGAGTTCCATTTTTAGATAAGGAATTTATTAATGTTGCGATGGCCATTGATCCAGAATGGAAAATG ATCAAACGTGATCAAGGTCGAATTGAAAAATGGGTTCTTAGGAGAGCTTTCGATGATGAGCAACAACCTTATCTTCCCAAG CATGTTTTGTACAGGCAAAAGGAACAATTTAGTGATGGTGTTGGATATAGTTGGATCGATGGCCTTAAAGCACATGCTGCTCAACAT GTGACGGATAAAATGATGTTGAATGCTGAACACATCTTCCCCCAAAATACTCCAACATCAAAGGAAGCCTACTACTACAGAACCATATTTGAGAGGTTCTTCCCACAG AACTCAGCTCGTCTGACTGTTCCGGGAGGACCAAGTATCGCTTGCAGCACGGCAAAGGCTATCGAATGGGATGCTGCTTGGTCCAAAAATCTTGATCCTTCAGGTAGAGCTGCACTTGGAGTTCATGCTGCAGCTTATGGAGATGAGGCAAATGGTGTAAACATCGCCCCACCGAAGATAATCGATAGCATTCCGAGAATGGAGGTTGGCACACCAGGAGTAAAAATCCTTAGCTAG